The Amycolatopsis umgeniensis DNA segment GGCCCGCCGCGACGAACTCGAGGTCTTCGCCGCGGACCACGACCTCAAGATGATCACCATCGCCGACCTGATCGCGTACCGGCGGCGGACCGAGAAGCAGGTCGAGCGGGTCGCCGAGGCGCGGATCCCGCTGTCGGCGGGCACGTTCCGCGCGGTCGGTTACGACAGCCTGCTCGACGGCATCGAGCACATCGCGTTCGTCTTCGGCGAGATCGCCGACGGTGAGGACATCCTGGTCCGCGTGCACTCCGAGTGCCTCACCGGTGACGTCTTCGGCTCACTGCGCTGCGACTGCGGCCCGCAGCTGGAGGCGGCGCTCGAAGCGGTGGCCAAGGAAGGCCGCGGCGTCGTGCTCTACATCCGCGGTCACGAGGGCCGCGGTATCGGGCTGCTGCACAAACTGCAGGCCTACCAGCTGCAGGACGCGGGTGCGGACACCGTCGACGCGAACCTGCAGCTCGGCGTCCCCGCCGACGCGCGCGACTACGGCACCGGCGCGCAGATCCTGTGCGACCTGGGCGTCCGCTCGATGCGGCTGCTGACGAACAACCCGGCCAAACGCGTCGGGCTCGAGGGGTACGGCCTGCGGGTCACCGGCCGGGTGTCGCTGCCGATCTCGCCGAACCCGGAGAACCTGCGCTACCTCAAGACCAAACGGGACCGGATGGGGCACGACCTGTCCCAGCTGGAGCATTTCGACCAGGTCGGCGCCGAAGTCGACCAGGGCAACGGAGGTGGCACGCGGTGAGCGGCGAAGGCCGTCCGGACGTCGAACTCGACCTGTCCGACTGTAAGAACATCCGGCTCGGGATCGTGGCCACGCGCTGGCACACAAAGATCACGAGCGCCCTGCTGGAACGTGCCCTCGAGGCGGCGAAGGCGGCCGACCTGGAGGAAGAGC contains these protein-coding regions:
- a CDS encoding bifunctional 3,4-dihydroxy-2-butanone-4-phosphate synthase/GTP cyclohydrolase II, with amino-acid sequence MAVNADAIEAAIADIKAGRPVVVVDDEDRENEGDLIFAAEKATPELMAFMVRYTSGYVCVALTEAEADRLDLPPMYHTNQDQRGTAYSVTVDAADGITTGISAADRSHTVRLLADPASTASDFRRPGHVVPLRAKQGGVLRRPGHTEASVDLARLAGLSPSGVLCEIVSQKDEGDMARRDELEVFAADHDLKMITIADLIAYRRRTEKQVERVAEARIPLSAGTFRAVGYDSLLDGIEHIAFVFGEIADGEDILVRVHSECLTGDVFGSLRCDCGPQLEAALEAVAKEGRGVVLYIRGHEGRGIGLLHKLQAYQLQDAGADTVDANLQLGVPADARDYGTGAQILCDLGVRSMRLLTNNPAKRVGLEGYGLRVTGRVSLPISPNPENLRYLKTKRDRMGHDLSQLEHFDQVGAEVDQGNGGGTR